A stretch of the Oncorhynchus clarkii lewisi isolate Uvic-CL-2024 chromosome 9, UVic_Ocla_1.0, whole genome shotgun sequence genome encodes the following:
- the LOC139416380 gene encoding myelin transcription factor 1-like isoform X5, translating into MSQEAAETRTRTRSKGIRVPSELVGTELSSCPTPGCDGSGHVSGRYSRHKSVLGCPIVKKRKLAEAEAEAEENQPAPKKKSPSLKLAMDEGFNAADSDTGSEAEHEEEEEESEDEEQKEKENNKTPNPLESLKANCAQVLPEDTEKETSVKFDTIAAPEAEALQEDTEAATTTQQQVSTEAEAETEAETATYRHEEEVQVVAEIQATEEEEEEEEEDEGTVDEYRTTEKPKGNDETGRAEIEEKQKEEVGYEVEEEEEGVEEEKEEERQCVGQENSDHQYSSGDYSRHQAKVEGDDEEEGGEKEGEETEKKVIEEKEEEEEEEVVHVEPLASSTLAQGCEDTEVAPEEVKIGTPLTEEEEEEEEGEEETEAGEVEEEDQDSHKASPTTVVIEIRSEEEEEEEEDDCLSQGSGVTDDSETWDMTRGNLGLLEQAIALKAEQVRGPNDDQQSTEDQRYHSPDDRASKPMDPAMRHRGHHSKDKKEVKCPTPGCDGTGHVTGLYPHHRSLSGCPHKDRIPPEILAMHENVLKCPTPGCTGQGHVNSNRNTHRSLSGCPIAAAEKLAKGGQVTLSHPQPSVSEPQTGSPHSDRVLRPMCFVKQLEIPQYGYRPNMVPATPRANLAKELEKYSKVSFDYASFDVQVFGKPMLVPKMPATSQSSPKAIKSKPFPKASSPSHSLSGGYAKSSSSSSSSGYDYSHDAEAAHMAATAILNLSTRCWERPENLSTKQQDAAGKHLGGVPLSQAHLQEEWEGPLDFTKPNCSKEEEEQDEVDFVAHSYTSSDAEDDDIAQESMEDRKYPGEVTTSSFKVQFSPKDCKKEVLLCPTPGCDGSGHITGNYASHRSLSGCPLADKSLRTLMAAHSAELKCPTPGCDGSGHITGNYASHRSLSGCPRAKKGAVKTTPTKDDKEDSELLSRCPVPGCDSLGHISGKYATHRSAYGCPLAARRQKEGLLNGSPFSWKAFKTEGPTCPTPGCDGSGHANGSFLTHRSLSGCPRASANKKRSRFPGDEYITAKFRASDVLDNDEDIKQLNNEIRELSESNSEMEDDMMNLHTQISSMENNLKSMEEENKQIEERNDALYMELSGLSQALIRSLSNIRLPHIQEPMSEQNFDTYVDTLTHMFSNKDCYQNPENRALLESINQAVKGIEV; encoded by the exons ATGAGTCAGGAGGCAGCAGAAACAAGAACACGGACCCGCTCAAAAGGCATCAGAG TACCCAGTGAACTCGTGGGAACAGAGTTAAG TAGCTGCCCCACCCCTGGATGTGATGGTTCAGGCCATGTCAGTGGGAGATATTCACGACACAAAAG CGTTCTCGGATGCCCAATAGTGAAGAAAAGGAAACTTGCGGAGGCGGAGGCAGAGGCAGAAGAGAATCAGCCCGCCCCTAAGAAAAAGTCCCCGTCCCTGAAGTTGGCCATGGACGAGGGTTTCAACGCAGCAGACAGTGATACTGGCAGTGAGGCGGagcatgaggaggaggaggaggagtcagaggatgaggaacagaaagagaaagaaaataacAAAACGCCAAACCCACTGGAGTCCTTGAAAG CCAATTGCGCTCAGGTGTTACCCGAAGACACAGAAAAAGAGACATCTGTCAAGTTCGACACCATAGCTGCACCTGAAGCAGAGGCTCTGCAGGAGGACACAGAGGCAGCCACCACAACCCAACAGCAGGTTTCCACAGAGGCAGAAGCAgaaacagaggcagagacagcaacATACAGACATGAAGAGGAGGTGCAAGTAGTGGCAGAGATACAggccacagaggaggaggaggaggaggaggaggaggatgaggggacAGTTGATGAATACAGAACAACAGAGAAGCCCAAAGGCAACGATGAAACAGGGAGAGCAGAGATTGAGGAGAAGCAAAAGGAGGAGGTAGGATACGAggtagaagaggaagaagagggggtggaggaagagaaagaggaggagaggcaatGTGTGGGTCAGGAGAACTCAGATCATCAGTACTCCAGTGGTGACTACAGCAGGCATCAGGCAAAAGTGGAaggagatgatgaagaagaagggggagagaaggagggagaggagactgagaagaAGGTAATAgaagaaaaggaggaggaagaggaggaggaggtggtccaCGTGGAGCCTCTTGCCTCTAGTACGCTTGCTCAGGGATGTGAGGATACAGAAGTGGCACCGGAGGAGGTAAAGATTGGTACCCCGTtgacagaagaggaggaagaggaggaggaaggagaggaggaaacagaaGCAGGGGAGGTGGAAGAAGAAGACCAAGACTCTCACAAAGCCTCACCTACCACAGTGGTCATCGAGATACgatctgaggaggaggaagaggaggaggaagatgactgTCTCTCACAGGGTTCAGGCGTGACAGATGACTCTGAGACCTGGGATATGACCCGGGGGAACTTGGGGCTGCTGGAGCAAGCCATCGCCCTGAAGGCCGAGCAGGTGAGAGGGCCGAACGACGACCAACAATCTACCGAGGACCAGCGCTACCACAGCCCCGACGACAGGGCCAGCAAACCCATGGACCCAGCCATGCGACACAGAGGACACCACAGCAAAG ACAAGAAAGAGGTGAAATGCCCCACCCCTGGGTGTGATGGGACGGGCCATGTGACTGGGCTGTACCCCCACCACCGCAGCCTCTCTGGGTGCCCTCACAAAGACAGGATCCCACCTGAGA TCCTGGCCATGCACGAGAATGTGCTGAAGTGTCCAACTCCAGGATGCACAGGCCAAGGTCACGTCAACAGCAATCGCAACACGCACCGCAG tctgtccgGTTGTCCCATCGCAGCTGCAGAGAAGCTTGCCAAGGGGGGCCAAGTCACCCTCAGTCACCCCCAGCCTTCAGTCAGCGAGCCCCAAACTGGGAGCCCCCACTCAGACAGAGTTCTCAG acCAATGTGTTTTGTGAAGCAGCTGGAGATCCCTCAGTACGGCTACAGACCCAACATGGTGCCTGCTACACCCCGCGCCAACTTGGCCAAAGAGCTGGAGAAATACTCCAAGGTTTCCTTCGACTATGCAAGCTTCGACGTCCAGGTGTTTGGGAAGCCTATGCTGGTTCCAAAGATGCCCGCCACCAGTCAATCCTCACCCAAAGCCATCAAAT ctAAACCATTCCCTAAGGCCTCGTCCCCGAGCCATAGCTTGTCAGGAGGATATGCAAAGAGCAgctcctcctcgtcctccagcGGCTACGATTACTCCCATGATGCTGAGGCTGCTCACATGGCTGCCACTGCCATCCTGAACCTGTCCACGCGCTGCTGGGAAAGGCCCGAGAACCTTAGCACCAAACAGCAGGATGCAGCCGGCAAG CACCTGGGAGGTGTTCCCTTGTCCCAGGCCCACCTGCAAGAGGAGTGGGAAGGACCTCTGGACTTCACCAAGCCAAACTGTtccaaagaggaggaggagcaagatGAG GTGGACTTTGTGGCCCACTCCTACACCTCTTCTGATGCAGAGGACGATGACATCGCTCAGGAGAGCATGGAGGACAGGAAGTACCCAGGCGAGGTCACCACGTCCAGCTTCAAGGTCCAGTTCTCGCCCAAAGACTGCAAGAAAGAGGTTCTACT ATGTCCCACCCCAGGTTGTGATGGCAGTGGGCACATCACTGGAAACTACGCTTCACATCGGAG TCTGTCAGGCTGTCCTCTTGCTGATAAGTCTCTTCGGACCCTCATGGCAGCCCACTCTGCTGAACTTAA GTGTCCGACCCCTGGATGCGATGGATCAGGTCACATCACTGGAAACTATGCCTCCCATAGAAG tTTGTCTGGATGCCCTCGTGCAAAGAAAGGTGCTGTCAAGACAACACCCACCAAGGACGACAAGGAAGACTCTGAGCTTTTAAG TAGATGCCCGGTGCCCGGCTGTGACAGCCTGGGCCACATCAGTGGGAAGTATGCCACCCACCGCAGTGCCTATGGGTGCCCCCTGGCAGCGCGGCGTCAGAAGGAGGGGCTCCTCAACGGCTCTCCTTTCTCCTGGAAGGCCTTTAAGACTGAGGGACCCACCTGTCCCACCCCCGGCTGTGACGGATCAGGACACGCCAATGGCAGCTTCCTCACACACCGCAG TCTCTCTGGTTGTCCCAGAGCCTCTGCTAATAAGAAGAGAAGCAGGTTTCCCGGAGACGAGTACATTACAGCAAAGTTCAGGGCCAGCGATG TTCTGGATAATGATGAAGATATCAAGCAACTGAACAATGAGATCAGGGAACTCAGCGAGTCCAATTCAGAGATGGAGGATGACATGATGAACCTGCACACACAG ATCTCATCCATGGAGAATAACCTGAAGAGTATGGAGGAGGAGAACAAGCAGATCGAGGAGAGAAACGATGCCCTGTACATGGAGCTGTCTGGCCTGAGCCAAGCTCTGATCCGCAGCTTGTCCAACATCCGGCTGCCACACATT CAGGAGCCTATGTCGGAGCAGAACTTCGATACCTACGTGGACACCTTGACCCATATGTTCTCCAATAAAGATTGCTATCAAAACCCGGAAAACCGCGCTCTGTTGGAGTCCATCAACCAAGCAGTAAAAGGCATCGAAGTATAG
- the LOC139416380 gene encoding myelin transcription factor 1-like isoform X1, which yields MSQEAAETRTRTRSKGIRVPSELVGTELSSCPTPGCDGSGHVSGRYSRHKSVLGCPIVKKRKLAEAEAEAEENQPAPKKKSPSLKLAMDEGFNAADSDTGSEAEHEEEEEESEDEEQKEKENNKTPNPLESLKANCAQVLPEDTEKETSVKFDTIAAPEAEALQEDTEAATTTQQQVSTEAEAETEAETATYRHEEEVQVVAEIQATEEEEEEEEEDEGTVDEYRTTEKPKGNDETGRAEIEEKQKEEVGYEVEEEEEGVEEEKEEERQCVGQENSDHQYSSGDYSRHQAKVEGDDEEEGGEKEGEETEKKVIEEKEEEEEEEVVHVEPLASSTLAQGCEDTEVAPEEVKIGTPLTEEEEEEEEGEEETEAGEVEEEDQDSHKASPTTVVIEIRSEEEEEEEEDDCLSQGSGVTDDSETWDMTRGNLGLLEQAIALKAEQVRGPNDDQQSTEDQRYHSPDDRASKPMDPAMRHRGHHSKDKKEVKCPTPGCDGTGHVTGLYPHHRSLSGCPHKDRIPPEILAMHENVLKCPTPGCTGQGHVNSNRNTHRSLSGCPIAAAEKLAKGGQVTLSHPQPSVSEPQTGSPHSDRVLRPMCFVKQLEIPQYGYRPNMVPATPRANLAKELEKYSKVSFDYASFDVQVFGKPMLVPKMPATSQSSPKAIKSKPFPKASSPSHSLSGGYAKSSSSSSSSGYDYSHDAEAAHMAATAILNLSTRCWERPENLSTKQQDAAGKEIDIEVDENGTLDLSMKKPIKREGMQSPDPSLSSSSSSQHLGGVPLSQAHLQEEWEGPLDFTKPNCSKEEEEQDEVDFVAHSYTSSDAEDDDIAQESMEDRKYPGEVTTSSFKVQFSPKDCKKEVLLCPTPGCDGSGHITGNYASHRSLSGCPLADKSLRTLMAAHSAELKCPTPGCDGSGHITGNYASHRSLSGCPRAKKGAVKTTPTKDDKEDSELLSRCPVPGCDSLGHISGKYATHRSAYGCPLAARRQKEGLLNGSPFSWKAFKTEGPTCPTPGCDGSGHANGSFLTHRSLSGCPRASANKKRSRFPGDEYITAKFRASDVLDNDEDIKQLNNEIRELSESNSEMEDDMMNLHTQISSMENNLKSMEEENKQIEERNDALYMELSGLSQALIRSLSNIRLPHIQEPMSEQNFDTYVDTLTHMFSNKDCYQNPENRALLESINQAVKGIEV from the exons ATGAGTCAGGAGGCAGCAGAAACAAGAACACGGACCCGCTCAAAAGGCATCAGAG TACCCAGTGAACTCGTGGGAACAGAGTTAAG TAGCTGCCCCACCCCTGGATGTGATGGTTCAGGCCATGTCAGTGGGAGATATTCACGACACAAAAG CGTTCTCGGATGCCCAATAGTGAAGAAAAGGAAACTTGCGGAGGCGGAGGCAGAGGCAGAAGAGAATCAGCCCGCCCCTAAGAAAAAGTCCCCGTCCCTGAAGTTGGCCATGGACGAGGGTTTCAACGCAGCAGACAGTGATACTGGCAGTGAGGCGGagcatgaggaggaggaggaggagtcagaggatgaggaacagaaagagaaagaaaataacAAAACGCCAAACCCACTGGAGTCCTTGAAAG CCAATTGCGCTCAGGTGTTACCCGAAGACACAGAAAAAGAGACATCTGTCAAGTTCGACACCATAGCTGCACCTGAAGCAGAGGCTCTGCAGGAGGACACAGAGGCAGCCACCACAACCCAACAGCAGGTTTCCACAGAGGCAGAAGCAgaaacagaggcagagacagcaacATACAGACATGAAGAGGAGGTGCAAGTAGTGGCAGAGATACAggccacagaggaggaggaggaggaggaggaggaggatgaggggacAGTTGATGAATACAGAACAACAGAGAAGCCCAAAGGCAACGATGAAACAGGGAGAGCAGAGATTGAGGAGAAGCAAAAGGAGGAGGTAGGATACGAggtagaagaggaagaagagggggtggaggaagagaaagaggaggagaggcaatGTGTGGGTCAGGAGAACTCAGATCATCAGTACTCCAGTGGTGACTACAGCAGGCATCAGGCAAAAGTGGAaggagatgatgaagaagaagggggagagaaggagggagaggagactgagaagaAGGTAATAgaagaaaaggaggaggaagaggaggaggaggtggtccaCGTGGAGCCTCTTGCCTCTAGTACGCTTGCTCAGGGATGTGAGGATACAGAAGTGGCACCGGAGGAGGTAAAGATTGGTACCCCGTtgacagaagaggaggaagaggaggaggaaggagaggaggaaacagaaGCAGGGGAGGTGGAAGAAGAAGACCAAGACTCTCACAAAGCCTCACCTACCACAGTGGTCATCGAGATACgatctgaggaggaggaagaggaggaggaagatgactgTCTCTCACAGGGTTCAGGCGTGACAGATGACTCTGAGACCTGGGATATGACCCGGGGGAACTTGGGGCTGCTGGAGCAAGCCATCGCCCTGAAGGCCGAGCAGGTGAGAGGGCCGAACGACGACCAACAATCTACCGAGGACCAGCGCTACCACAGCCCCGACGACAGGGCCAGCAAACCCATGGACCCAGCCATGCGACACAGAGGACACCACAGCAAAG ACAAGAAAGAGGTGAAATGCCCCACCCCTGGGTGTGATGGGACGGGCCATGTGACTGGGCTGTACCCCCACCACCGCAGCCTCTCTGGGTGCCCTCACAAAGACAGGATCCCACCTGAGA TCCTGGCCATGCACGAGAATGTGCTGAAGTGTCCAACTCCAGGATGCACAGGCCAAGGTCACGTCAACAGCAATCGCAACACGCACCGCAG tctgtccgGTTGTCCCATCGCAGCTGCAGAGAAGCTTGCCAAGGGGGGCCAAGTCACCCTCAGTCACCCCCAGCCTTCAGTCAGCGAGCCCCAAACTGGGAGCCCCCACTCAGACAGAGTTCTCAG acCAATGTGTTTTGTGAAGCAGCTGGAGATCCCTCAGTACGGCTACAGACCCAACATGGTGCCTGCTACACCCCGCGCCAACTTGGCCAAAGAGCTGGAGAAATACTCCAAGGTTTCCTTCGACTATGCAAGCTTCGACGTCCAGGTGTTTGGGAAGCCTATGCTGGTTCCAAAGATGCCCGCCACCAGTCAATCCTCACCCAAAGCCATCAAAT ctAAACCATTCCCTAAGGCCTCGTCCCCGAGCCATAGCTTGTCAGGAGGATATGCAAAGAGCAgctcctcctcgtcctccagcGGCTACGATTACTCCCATGATGCTGAGGCTGCTCACATGGCTGCCACTGCCATCCTGAACCTGTCCACGCGCTGCTGGGAAAGGCCCGAGAACCTTAGCACCAAACAGCAGGATGCAGCCGGCAAG GAAATTGATATTGAAGTGGATGAGAATGGTACACTGGACCTGAGCATGAAGAAGCCGATCAAGAGGGAAGGGATGCAATCACCAGACCCAtctttatcctcctcctcttcctcgcaGCACCTGGGAGGTGTTCCCTTGTCCCAGGCCCACCTGCAAGAGGAGTGGGAAGGACCTCTGGACTTCACCAAGCCAAACTGTtccaaagaggaggaggagcaagatGAG GTGGACTTTGTGGCCCACTCCTACACCTCTTCTGATGCAGAGGACGATGACATCGCTCAGGAGAGCATGGAGGACAGGAAGTACCCAGGCGAGGTCACCACGTCCAGCTTCAAGGTCCAGTTCTCGCCCAAAGACTGCAAGAAAGAGGTTCTACT ATGTCCCACCCCAGGTTGTGATGGCAGTGGGCACATCACTGGAAACTACGCTTCACATCGGAG TCTGTCAGGCTGTCCTCTTGCTGATAAGTCTCTTCGGACCCTCATGGCAGCCCACTCTGCTGAACTTAA GTGTCCGACCCCTGGATGCGATGGATCAGGTCACATCACTGGAAACTATGCCTCCCATAGAAG tTTGTCTGGATGCCCTCGTGCAAAGAAAGGTGCTGTCAAGACAACACCCACCAAGGACGACAAGGAAGACTCTGAGCTTTTAAG TAGATGCCCGGTGCCCGGCTGTGACAGCCTGGGCCACATCAGTGGGAAGTATGCCACCCACCGCAGTGCCTATGGGTGCCCCCTGGCAGCGCGGCGTCAGAAGGAGGGGCTCCTCAACGGCTCTCCTTTCTCCTGGAAGGCCTTTAAGACTGAGGGACCCACCTGTCCCACCCCCGGCTGTGACGGATCAGGACACGCCAATGGCAGCTTCCTCACACACCGCAG TCTCTCTGGTTGTCCCAGAGCCTCTGCTAATAAGAAGAGAAGCAGGTTTCCCGGAGACGAGTACATTACAGCAAAGTTCAGGGCCAGCGATG TTCTGGATAATGATGAAGATATCAAGCAACTGAACAATGAGATCAGGGAACTCAGCGAGTCCAATTCAGAGATGGAGGATGACATGATGAACCTGCACACACAG ATCTCATCCATGGAGAATAACCTGAAGAGTATGGAGGAGGAGAACAAGCAGATCGAGGAGAGAAACGATGCCCTGTACATGGAGCTGTCTGGCCTGAGCCAAGCTCTGATCCGCAGCTTGTCCAACATCCGGCTGCCACACATT CAGGAGCCTATGTCGGAGCAGAACTTCGATACCTACGTGGACACCTTGACCCATATGTTCTCCAATAAAGATTGCTATCAAAACCCGGAAAACCGCGCTCTGTTGGAGTCCATCAACCAAGCAGTAAAAGGCATCGAAGTATAG
- the LOC139416380 gene encoding myelin transcription factor 1-like isoform X3, translating to MSQEAAETRTRTRSKGIRVPSELVGTELSSCPTPGCDGSGHVSGRYSRHKSVLGCPIVKKRKLAEAEAEAEENQPAPKKKSPSLKLAMDEGFNAADSDTGSEAEHEEEEEESEDEEQKEKENNKTPNPLESLKANCAQVLPEDTEKETSVKFDTIAAPEAEALQEDTEAATTTQQQVSTEAEAETEAETATYRHEEEVQVVAEIQATEEEEEEEEEDEGTVDEYRTTEKPKGNDETGRAEIEEKQKEEVGYEVEEEEEGVEEEKEEERQCVGQENSDHQYSSGDYSRHQAKVEGDDEEEGGEKEGEETEKKVIEEKEEEEEEEVVHVEPLASSTLAQGCEDTEVAPEEVKIGTPLTEEEEEEEEGEEETEAGEVEEEDQDSHKASPTTVVIEIRSEEEEEEEEDDCLSQGSGVTDDSETWDMTRGNLGLLEQAIALKAEQVRGPNDDQQSTEDQRYHSPDDRASKPMDPAMRHRGHHSKDKKEVKCPTPGCDGTGHVTGLYPHHRSLSGCPHKDRIPPEILAMHENVLKCPTPGCTGQGHVNSNRNTHRSLSGCPIAAAEKLAKGGQVTLSHPQPSVSEPQTGSPHSDRVLRPMCFVKQLEIPQYGYRPNMVPATPRANLAKELEKYSKVSFDYASFDVQVFGKPMLVPKMPATSQSSPKAIKSKPFPKASSPSHSLSGGYAKSSSSSSSSGYDYSHDAEAAHMAATAILNLSTRCWERPENLSTKQQDAAGKEIDIEVDENGTLDLSMKKPIKREGMQSPDPSLSSSSSSQHLGGVPLSQAHLQEEWEGPLDFTKPNCSKEEEEQDEVDFVAHSYTSSDAEDDDIAQESMEDRKYPGEVTTSSFKVQFSPKDCKKEVLLCPTPGCDGSGHITGNYASHRSLSGCPLADKSLRTLMAAHSAELKCPTPGCDGSGHITGNYASHRSLSGCPRAKKGAVKTTPTKDDKEDSELLSRCPVPGCDSLGHISGKYATHRSAYGCPLAARRQKEGLLNGSPFSWKAFKTEGPTCPTPGCDGSGHANGSFLTHRSLSGCPRASANKKRSRFPGDEYITAKFRASDVLDNDEDIKQLNNEIRELSESNSEMEDDMMNLHTQISSMENNLKSMEEENKQIEERNDALYMELSGLSQALIRSLSNIRLPHIEPMSEQNFDTYVDTLTHMFSNKDCYQNPENRALLESINQAVKGIEV from the exons ATGAGTCAGGAGGCAGCAGAAACAAGAACACGGACCCGCTCAAAAGGCATCAGAG TACCCAGTGAACTCGTGGGAACAGAGTTAAG TAGCTGCCCCACCCCTGGATGTGATGGTTCAGGCCATGTCAGTGGGAGATATTCACGACACAAAAG CGTTCTCGGATGCCCAATAGTGAAGAAAAGGAAACTTGCGGAGGCGGAGGCAGAGGCAGAAGAGAATCAGCCCGCCCCTAAGAAAAAGTCCCCGTCCCTGAAGTTGGCCATGGACGAGGGTTTCAACGCAGCAGACAGTGATACTGGCAGTGAGGCGGagcatgaggaggaggaggaggagtcagaggatgaggaacagaaagagaaagaaaataacAAAACGCCAAACCCACTGGAGTCCTTGAAAG CCAATTGCGCTCAGGTGTTACCCGAAGACACAGAAAAAGAGACATCTGTCAAGTTCGACACCATAGCTGCACCTGAAGCAGAGGCTCTGCAGGAGGACACAGAGGCAGCCACCACAACCCAACAGCAGGTTTCCACAGAGGCAGAAGCAgaaacagaggcagagacagcaacATACAGACATGAAGAGGAGGTGCAAGTAGTGGCAGAGATACAggccacagaggaggaggaggaggaggaggaggaggatgaggggacAGTTGATGAATACAGAACAACAGAGAAGCCCAAAGGCAACGATGAAACAGGGAGAGCAGAGATTGAGGAGAAGCAAAAGGAGGAGGTAGGATACGAggtagaagaggaagaagagggggtggaggaagagaaagaggaggagaggcaatGTGTGGGTCAGGAGAACTCAGATCATCAGTACTCCAGTGGTGACTACAGCAGGCATCAGGCAAAAGTGGAaggagatgatgaagaagaagggggagagaaggagggagaggagactgagaagaAGGTAATAgaagaaaaggaggaggaagaggaggaggaggtggtccaCGTGGAGCCTCTTGCCTCTAGTACGCTTGCTCAGGGATGTGAGGATACAGAAGTGGCACCGGAGGAGGTAAAGATTGGTACCCCGTtgacagaagaggaggaagaggaggaggaaggagaggaggaaacagaaGCAGGGGAGGTGGAAGAAGAAGACCAAGACTCTCACAAAGCCTCACCTACCACAGTGGTCATCGAGATACgatctgaggaggaggaagaggaggaggaagatgactgTCTCTCACAGGGTTCAGGCGTGACAGATGACTCTGAGACCTGGGATATGACCCGGGGGAACTTGGGGCTGCTGGAGCAAGCCATCGCCCTGAAGGCCGAGCAGGTGAGAGGGCCGAACGACGACCAACAATCTACCGAGGACCAGCGCTACCACAGCCCCGACGACAGGGCCAGCAAACCCATGGACCCAGCCATGCGACACAGAGGACACCACAGCAAAG ACAAGAAAGAGGTGAAATGCCCCACCCCTGGGTGTGATGGGACGGGCCATGTGACTGGGCTGTACCCCCACCACCGCAGCCTCTCTGGGTGCCCTCACAAAGACAGGATCCCACCTGAGA TCCTGGCCATGCACGAGAATGTGCTGAAGTGTCCAACTCCAGGATGCACAGGCCAAGGTCACGTCAACAGCAATCGCAACACGCACCGCAG tctgtccgGTTGTCCCATCGCAGCTGCAGAGAAGCTTGCCAAGGGGGGCCAAGTCACCCTCAGTCACCCCCAGCCTTCAGTCAGCGAGCCCCAAACTGGGAGCCCCCACTCAGACAGAGTTCTCAG acCAATGTGTTTTGTGAAGCAGCTGGAGATCCCTCAGTACGGCTACAGACCCAACATGGTGCCTGCTACACCCCGCGCCAACTTGGCCAAAGAGCTGGAGAAATACTCCAAGGTTTCCTTCGACTATGCAAGCTTCGACGTCCAGGTGTTTGGGAAGCCTATGCTGGTTCCAAAGATGCCCGCCACCAGTCAATCCTCACCCAAAGCCATCAAAT ctAAACCATTCCCTAAGGCCTCGTCCCCGAGCCATAGCTTGTCAGGAGGATATGCAAAGAGCAgctcctcctcgtcctccagcGGCTACGATTACTCCCATGATGCTGAGGCTGCTCACATGGCTGCCACTGCCATCCTGAACCTGTCCACGCGCTGCTGGGAAAGGCCCGAGAACCTTAGCACCAAACAGCAGGATGCAGCCGGCAAG GAAATTGATATTGAAGTGGATGAGAATGGTACACTGGACCTGAGCATGAAGAAGCCGATCAAGAGGGAAGGGATGCAATCACCAGACCCAtctttatcctcctcctcttcctcgcaGCACCTGGGAGGTGTTCCCTTGTCCCAGGCCCACCTGCAAGAGGAGTGGGAAGGACCTCTGGACTTCACCAAGCCAAACTGTtccaaagaggaggaggagcaagatGAG GTGGACTTTGTGGCCCACTCCTACACCTCTTCTGATGCAGAGGACGATGACATCGCTCAGGAGAGCATGGAGGACAGGAAGTACCCAGGCGAGGTCACCACGTCCAGCTTCAAGGTCCAGTTCTCGCCCAAAGACTGCAAGAAAGAGGTTCTACT ATGTCCCACCCCAGGTTGTGATGGCAGTGGGCACATCACTGGAAACTACGCTTCACATCGGAG TCTGTCAGGCTGTCCTCTTGCTGATAAGTCTCTTCGGACCCTCATGGCAGCCCACTCTGCTGAACTTAA GTGTCCGACCCCTGGATGCGATGGATCAGGTCACATCACTGGAAACTATGCCTCCCATAGAAG tTTGTCTGGATGCCCTCGTGCAAAGAAAGGTGCTGTCAAGACAACACCCACCAAGGACGACAAGGAAGACTCTGAGCTTTTAAG TAGATGCCCGGTGCCCGGCTGTGACAGCCTGGGCCACATCAGTGGGAAGTATGCCACCCACCGCAGTGCCTATGGGTGCCCCCTGGCAGCGCGGCGTCAGAAGGAGGGGCTCCTCAACGGCTCTCCTTTCTCCTGGAAGGCCTTTAAGACTGAGGGACCCACCTGTCCCACCCCCGGCTGTGACGGATCAGGACACGCCAATGGCAGCTTCCTCACACACCGCAG TCTCTCTGGTTGTCCCAGAGCCTCTGCTAATAAGAAGAGAAGCAGGTTTCCCGGAGACGAGTACATTACAGCAAAGTTCAGGGCCAGCGATG TTCTGGATAATGATGAAGATATCAAGCAACTGAACAATGAGATCAGGGAACTCAGCGAGTCCAATTCAGAGATGGAGGATGACATGATGAACCTGCACACACAG ATCTCATCCATGGAGAATAACCTGAAGAGTATGGAGGAGGAGAACAAGCAGATCGAGGAGAGAAACGATGCCCTGTACATGGAGCTGTCTGGCCTGAGCCAAGCTCTGATCCGCAGCTTGTCCAACATCCGGCTGCCACACATT GAGCCTATGTCGGAGCAGAACTTCGATACCTACGTGGACACCTTGACCCATATGTTCTCCAATAAAGATTGCTATCAAAACCCGGAAAACCGCGCTCTGTTGGAGTCCATCAACCAAGCAGTAAAAGGCATCGAAGTATAG